A genomic region of Conger conger chromosome 6, fConCon1.1, whole genome shotgun sequence contains the following coding sequences:
- the btbd10b gene encoding BTB/POZ domain-containing protein 10 isoform X2, whose product MAARPQSYDSNSSDTENCEQKTSSRPRKLCKHSSAQSRTPRLQADPVTMSLHGASAGADRSRDRRRSSDRSRDSSHERGEGQLTPCIRNLTSPTRQHHSEREREPSSPRPQRAWPSGSCGSSSSGVSSSRTSSLSSSEGTCKALTVGEMVFVYEGAKEGARSLRTAERVTLIVDNTRFIVDPSIFTAQPNTMLGRMFGSGREHNFTRPNEKGEFEVAEGISSTVFRAILDYYKSGIIRCPDGISIPELREACDYLCISFDYSTIKCRDLSALMHELSNDGARRQFEFYLEEMILPLMVASAQSGERECHIVVLTDDDVVDWDEEYPPQMGEEYSQIIYSTKLYRFFKYIENRDVAKSVLKDRGLKKIRLGIEGYPTYKEKVKKRPGGRPEVIYNYVQRPFIRMSWEKEEGKSRHVDFQCVKSKSITNLAAAAADIPQDQLVVLHPGPQVDELDILPNHPPPGHSCHGNEPDPDSPSPAV is encoded by the exons ATGGCAGCACGTCCACAATCATACGACAGCAACTCCAGTGACACAGAGAACTGCGAACAGAAAACAAGCAGTCGGCCTCGCAAACTCTGCAAACACTCAAG TGCCCAGTCCCGCACCCCTCGGCTGCAGGCAGACCCAGTCACCATGAGCCTGCACGGTGCGAGCGCAGGCGCCGACCGCTCCAGAGACCGCCGGCGCTCCAGCGACCGCTCCAGAGACTCCTCCCACGAGCGGGGCGAGGGCCAGCTGACCCCCTGCATCAGGAACCTCACCTCCCCCACCCGCCAGCACCACAGCG AGCGCGAGCGGGAGCCCAGCAGTCCCCGGCCCCAGCGGGCGTGGCCCAGCGGCTCGTGCGGCTCCAGCAGCAGCGGGGTGTCCAGCAGCCGCACCAGCAGCCTGTCCAGCAGCGAGGGCACCTGCAAGGCCCTGACCGTGGGGGAGATGGTGTTCGTCTACGAGGGCGCCAAGGAGGGCGCGCGCAGCCTCAGGACCGCGGAGAGGGTGACACTCATCGTGGACAACACCCGCTTCATAGTGGACCCCTCCATCTTCACCGCGCAGCCCAACACCATGCTGGGCAG AATGTTTGGGTCTGGAAGGGAGCATAATTTCACACGGCCCAATGAGAAAGGAGAATTCGAGGTGGCAGAGGGAATCAGCTCTACAGTCTTCAGAGCCATCCTG GATTACTACAAATCTGGGATAATCCGCTGTCCTGATGGCATCTCCATTCCGGAGCTGAGAGAGGCGTGTGACTATCTGTGCATCTCCTTTGACTACAGCACCATCAAGTGCAGAGACCTCA gcGCGCTGATGCACGAGCTGTCTAACGACGGGGCGCGGCGGCAGTTTGAGTTCTACCTGGAGGAGATGATCCTGCCGCTGATGGTGGCCAGCGCGcagagcggggagagggagtgCCACATCGTGGTGCTGACGGACGACGACGTGGTGGACTGGGACGAGGAGTACCCCCCGCAGATGGGAGAGGAGTACTCACAGA TTATATACAGCACAAAGTTATACCGTTTCTTCAAGTACATAGAAAATCGAGATGTTGCCAAATCGGTTTTAAAGGACAGGGGTTTGAAGAAAATCAGGTTAGGTATTGAAG gctaCCCCACGTACAAGGAGAAGGTGAAGAAGCGTCCGGGCGGGCGGCCGGAGGTCATCTACAACTACGTGCAGCGGCCCTTCATCCGCATGTCctgggagaaggaggagggcaAGAGCCGGCACGTGGACTTCCAGTGCGTGAAGAGCAAGTCCATCACCAACCTGGCGGCCGCGGCCGCGGACATCCCTCAGGACCAGCTGGTGGTGCTGCACCCGGGGCCCCAGGTGGACGAGCTGGACATCCTGCCCAACCACCCTCCGCCCGGCCACAGCTGCCACGGCAACGAGCCCGACCCGGACTCCCCGTCCCCAGCCGTCTGA
- the btbd10b gene encoding BTB/POZ domain-containing protein 10 isoform X1 produces the protein MPQDAKRTGTASLFGGARVFLAFILRLIPCCFVFKLPQEAGGAQSRTPRLQADPVTMSLHGASAGADRSRDRRRSSDRSRDSSHERGEGQLTPCIRNLTSPTRQHHSEREREPSSPRPQRAWPSGSCGSSSSGVSSSRTSSLSSSEGTCKALTVGEMVFVYEGAKEGARSLRTAERVTLIVDNTRFIVDPSIFTAQPNTMLGRMFGSGREHNFTRPNEKGEFEVAEGISSTVFRAILDYYKSGIIRCPDGISIPELREACDYLCISFDYSTIKCRDLSALMHELSNDGARRQFEFYLEEMILPLMVASAQSGERECHIVVLTDDDVVDWDEEYPPQMGEEYSQIIYSTKLYRFFKYIENRDVAKSVLKDRGLKKIRLGIEGYPTYKEKVKKRPGGRPEVIYNYVQRPFIRMSWEKEEGKSRHVDFQCVKSKSITNLAAAAADIPQDQLVVLHPGPQVDELDILPNHPPPGHSCHGNEPDPDSPSPAV, from the exons ATGCCCCAGGATGCTAAGCGGACGGGCACAGCTTCATTGTTCGGAGGAGCACGAGTGTTCCTCGCTTTCATTCTCCGGCTCATCCCGTGCTGCTTTGTCTTTAAGTTACCGCAAGAGGCAGGCGG TGCCCAGTCCCGCACCCCTCGGCTGCAGGCAGACCCAGTCACCATGAGCCTGCACGGTGCGAGCGCAGGCGCCGACCGCTCCAGAGACCGCCGGCGCTCCAGCGACCGCTCCAGAGACTCCTCCCACGAGCGGGGCGAGGGCCAGCTGACCCCCTGCATCAGGAACCTCACCTCCCCCACCCGCCAGCACCACAGCG AGCGCGAGCGGGAGCCCAGCAGTCCCCGGCCCCAGCGGGCGTGGCCCAGCGGCTCGTGCGGCTCCAGCAGCAGCGGGGTGTCCAGCAGCCGCACCAGCAGCCTGTCCAGCAGCGAGGGCACCTGCAAGGCCCTGACCGTGGGGGAGATGGTGTTCGTCTACGAGGGCGCCAAGGAGGGCGCGCGCAGCCTCAGGACCGCGGAGAGGGTGACACTCATCGTGGACAACACCCGCTTCATAGTGGACCCCTCCATCTTCACCGCGCAGCCCAACACCATGCTGGGCAG AATGTTTGGGTCTGGAAGGGAGCATAATTTCACACGGCCCAATGAGAAAGGAGAATTCGAGGTGGCAGAGGGAATCAGCTCTACAGTCTTCAGAGCCATCCTG GATTACTACAAATCTGGGATAATCCGCTGTCCTGATGGCATCTCCATTCCGGAGCTGAGAGAGGCGTGTGACTATCTGTGCATCTCCTTTGACTACAGCACCATCAAGTGCAGAGACCTCA gcGCGCTGATGCACGAGCTGTCTAACGACGGGGCGCGGCGGCAGTTTGAGTTCTACCTGGAGGAGATGATCCTGCCGCTGATGGTGGCCAGCGCGcagagcggggagagggagtgCCACATCGTGGTGCTGACGGACGACGACGTGGTGGACTGGGACGAGGAGTACCCCCCGCAGATGGGAGAGGAGTACTCACAGA TTATATACAGCACAAAGTTATACCGTTTCTTCAAGTACATAGAAAATCGAGATGTTGCCAAATCGGTTTTAAAGGACAGGGGTTTGAAGAAAATCAGGTTAGGTATTGAAG gctaCCCCACGTACAAGGAGAAGGTGAAGAAGCGTCCGGGCGGGCGGCCGGAGGTCATCTACAACTACGTGCAGCGGCCCTTCATCCGCATGTCctgggagaaggaggagggcaAGAGCCGGCACGTGGACTTCCAGTGCGTGAAGAGCAAGTCCATCACCAACCTGGCGGCCGCGGCCGCGGACATCCCTCAGGACCAGCTGGTGGTGCTGCACCCGGGGCCCCAGGTGGACGAGCTGGACATCCTGCCCAACCACCCTCCGCCCGGCCACAGCTGCCACGGCAACGAGCCCGACCCGGACTCCCCGTCCCCAGCCGTCTGA